One Paenibacillus sp. FSL W8-0186 genomic window carries:
- the ptsP gene encoding phosphoenolpyruvate--protein phosphotransferase — MLNINGIAASAGVAIAPVFKLEHPDYTVKRREIEDPAAENARLDEALSKSQQELEAIKARTHQELGEKKAEIFESHLLILNDPELLTPVRDKINTEKVSAEFALNETAQQFISMFENMKSDYLKERAADMRDVTKRVLTHLLGLNYVNPAEISEEVIVVAEDLTPSDTAQLNRKYVKGFTTNIGGRTSHSAIMARSLEIPAVVGTKDVLSQVNNGDLLIVDGLDGTVIVNPSPEVVEQYIAKRDQHLQQIEEWKKLREVPTVSRDGVHVELAANIGTPNDVAGVLENGGEGVGLYRTEFLYMGRTELPSEEVQFNAYKTVLEKMEGKPVVVRTLDIGGDKELPYLDLPKEMNPFLGFRAVRLCLERTDIFRTQLRALLRASIYGNLRIMFPMIATLDEFRQAKALLLEEKDKLAAEGVTVSEDIQIGIMVEIPATAVLADQFAKEVDFFSIGTNDLIQYTMAADRMNERVSYLYQPYNPAILRLVKMVIDAAHKEGRWAGMCGEMAGDSTAIPLLLGLGLDEFSMSATSILPARSQIAKLSKAEMQELAAKALQLSTAEEVVELVRGIQQ, encoded by the coding sequence ATGCTTAACATCAATGGGATTGCTGCATCAGCAGGTGTAGCGATTGCTCCGGTTTTCAAGCTGGAGCACCCTGATTATACGGTAAAGCGCCGGGAGATCGAGGATCCTGCGGCAGAGAACGCTCGCCTGGATGAAGCTTTATCGAAGTCGCAGCAAGAGCTTGAGGCGATTAAAGCACGCACGCATCAAGAGCTGGGGGAGAAGAAGGCGGAGATTTTCGAATCGCATCTGCTCATTCTGAACGACCCTGAGCTGCTTACCCCTGTACGGGACAAAATCAATACGGAAAAAGTCAGCGCCGAATTTGCACTGAACGAAACCGCCCAGCAGTTCATCTCCATGTTTGAGAACATGAAGAGCGACTATCTCAAGGAGCGTGCGGCGGATATGAGGGACGTTACGAAGCGCGTGCTGACTCATCTGCTTGGTCTGAATTACGTAAATCCCGCTGAGATCAGCGAGGAGGTTATCGTTGTAGCGGAAGACTTGACGCCTTCGGATACGGCGCAGCTTAACCGCAAATATGTAAAAGGCTTTACAACGAATATCGGCGGCCGTACTTCGCATTCGGCCATTATGGCGCGTTCCCTGGAAATTCCGGCTGTCGTTGGAACGAAGGATGTGCTGAGCCAGGTAAACAACGGTGATCTGCTGATCGTCGATGGACTGGACGGAACCGTCATCGTAAATCCTTCGCCTGAGGTTGTTGAGCAGTATATAGCGAAGCGTGACCAGCATCTGCAGCAAATCGAAGAGTGGAAGAAGCTGCGTGAGGTGCCGACGGTTTCCCGCGACGGGGTTCATGTGGAGCTGGCGGCCAACATTGGAACGCCAAACGATGTGGCTGGCGTACTGGAGAACGGCGGCGAAGGCGTAGGGCTGTACCGTACCGAGTTCCTTTATATGGGCCGGACGGAGCTTCCTTCGGAGGAAGTGCAATTCAACGCCTACAAAACGGTGCTTGAGAAAATGGAAGGCAAGCCGGTAGTCGTCAGGACGCTGGATATCGGCGGCGACAAAGAGCTGCCATATTTGGACTTGCCGAAGGAAATGAATCCATTCCTCGGTTTTCGGGCCGTACGTCTCTGTCTGGAGCGGACGGATATTTTCCGGACACAGCTTCGAGCTTTACTGCGGGCGAGCATTTACGGGAATTTGCGGATCATGTTCCCGATGATCGCTACGCTGGATGAATTCCGTCAGGCAAAAGCCCTGCTGCTGGAGGAGAAGGATAAACTAGCGGCTGAAGGCGTCACCGTATCGGAGGACATCCAGATCGGGATTATGGTGGAAATTCCGGCAACGGCGGTGCTGGCTGATCAGTTTGCCAAAGAGGTTGACTTCTTCAGCATCGGCACGAATGATCTTATCCAATATACGATGGCTGCCGACCGGATGAACGAGCGCGTTTCCTATTTGTATCAGCCATACAATCCGGCGATTTTGCGCTTGGTGAAAATGGTTATCGATGCCGCTCACAAAGAAGGGCGCTGGGCAGGCATGTGCGGAGAGATGGCGGGAGATTCTACAGCAATTCCGCTGCTGCTTGGGCTTGGATTGGATGAGTTCAGCATGAGCGCCACTTCGATTCTGCCTGCGCGTTCGCAAATCGCCAAGCTCTCCAAGGCAGAAATGCAGGAGCTGGCGGCCAAAGC
- a CDS encoding HPr family phosphocarrier protein: MEKVFRITDEDGIHARPATALVNTANKFSGAEVFAEANGKKVTLKSILGVLSLGLEKGDLITLTVDGDNAAEALQALTDVMVNEGLGEVNA; encoded by the coding sequence ATGGAAAAAGTATTCAGAATCACGGATGAAGATGGTATTCATGCACGCCCAGCCACAGCGCTGGTAAATACAGCAAACAAATTCAGCGGAGCTGAAGTATTCGCGGAAGCTAACGGCAAAAAAGTGACCTTGAAGTCCATTCTTGGCGTACTTTCCCTAGGGCTTGAAAAAGGCGATCTCATTACGTTGACTGTCGATGGAGACAATGCCGCAGAAGCGCTTCAAGCGCTCACTGACGTAATGGTTAATGAAGGGTTAGGCGAAGTAAATGCTTAA
- the ptsG gene encoding glucose-specific PTS transporter subunit IIBC: MFKRFFGVLQRVGKALMLPVALLPAAGLLLGIGNMLINPDFLNLVPALDNATVNAIATVMMNAGDIVFTNLALLFAVGVAVGLAGGDGVAGLAAIIGYLVMNVTMGTVIGVTPSMIGEDPAYASVLGIPTLGTGVFGGIIVGVLAASMYKRFFKIELPSYLGFFAGKRFVPIMTAATSLLLGLAMVIIWPPIQGGLNTVSHFMLEQNRTLSAFIFGVIERGLIPFGLHHIFYSPFWFEFGEYVNNAGQIVRGDQKIFMAQLRDGVGFTAGTFMTGKFPFMMFGLPAAALAIYHESKPQHRKYVAGIMGSAALTSFLTGITEPLEFSFLFVAPLLFVVHCVFAGLSFMTMHLLDVKIGMTFSGGLIDFLIFGVIPGRTPWWNVIIVGLILAVIYYFGFRFVIRKFNLKTPGREDDSAQQDGGEQRGQTTQDELPQNILAALGGQGNIVHLDACITRLRVEVKEKADVDKNRLKALGASGVLEVGNNIQAIFGTRSDTIKTQIGDIMSGKTPVISPAAAAEKPAEVEQQAAQDGKAIIDEDIVMPASGELMDITNVPDPVFSEKMTGDGFAVLPEEGTICSPVYGKVFNVFPSKHAIGILSDGGKEVLVHIGVNTVKLKGQGFKVLVEEGDLVAAGQPIMEVDIAYVKENAKSLISPIIFSNLPEGSTVELNKTGKLKAGEGNIITIK, from the coding sequence ATGTTTAAACGCTTTTTTGGCGTGCTGCAGCGGGTAGGTAAGGCCTTGATGCTGCCTGTAGCGCTGCTGCCTGCGGCTGGATTGCTGCTTGGTATTGGAAACATGCTGATCAATCCGGATTTCTTGAACCTCGTGCCGGCTCTGGATAACGCTACAGTAAATGCAATCGCTACGGTGATGATGAATGCTGGCGATATCGTCTTTACGAATCTGGCATTGCTGTTTGCCGTCGGTGTGGCGGTAGGGCTTGCTGGCGGAGATGGAGTTGCGGGACTTGCCGCGATCATCGGTTATTTGGTCATGAACGTGACCATGGGAACGGTGATCGGGGTCACGCCTTCCATGATTGGAGAAGATCCAGCCTATGCTAGCGTACTGGGTATCCCGACACTGGGGACAGGCGTATTCGGGGGGATTATTGTAGGGGTTCTCGCAGCCTCGATGTACAAGCGATTCTTTAAGATCGAGCTGCCGTCCTATCTTGGCTTCTTTGCAGGTAAACGCTTTGTGCCAATTATGACGGCTGCTACATCTTTGCTGCTAGGCTTGGCTATGGTCATCATTTGGCCGCCGATTCAGGGGGGGCTTAACACCGTATCCCACTTTATGCTGGAGCAGAACCGCACGCTTTCTGCCTTTATATTCGGCGTCATCGAGCGGGGACTTATTCCATTTGGTCTTCACCATATTTTCTATTCGCCGTTCTGGTTCGAGTTCGGAGAGTACGTAAACAATGCGGGACAAATCGTTCGCGGAGACCAGAAAATCTTTATGGCGCAGCTTCGCGATGGCGTAGGGTTTACTGCAGGTACGTTCATGACCGGTAAATTCCCGTTTATGATGTTCGGTTTGCCGGCTGCCGCGCTGGCGATCTATCACGAATCCAAGCCGCAGCACAGAAAGTATGTTGCCGGGATTATGGGTTCGGCCGCGCTGACTTCTTTTTTGACGGGGATTACAGAACCGCTTGAATTCTCGTTCCTGTTCGTGGCACCGCTGCTGTTTGTCGTACACTGCGTATTTGCGGGCTTGTCGTTCATGACGATGCATCTGCTCGATGTGAAAATCGGGATGACATTCTCCGGCGGATTGATCGACTTCCTGATTTTTGGAGTAATTCCGGGGCGTACGCCTTGGTGGAACGTCATTATCGTCGGCTTAATTCTGGCCGTTATTTACTATTTTGGCTTCCGCTTCGTTATCCGCAAATTCAACCTGAAGACGCCAGGCCGTGAGGATGACTCCGCTCAACAAGACGGCGGGGAACAAAGAGGGCAGACCACACAGGATGAGCTGCCGCAGAACATTCTTGCCGCATTGGGCGGCCAGGGCAACATCGTCCATCTCGATGCCTGCATTACCCGGCTTCGGGTCGAAGTGAAGGAGAAAGCAGATGTAGACAAAAACCGCCTTAAAGCGCTTGGGGCTTCTGGAGTTCTGGAAGTTGGCAACAACATTCAAGCCATTTTTGGCACAAGATCTGATACGATTAAGACCCAAATTGGGGATATAATGAGTGGTAAGACCCCAGTTATTTCGCCTGCTGCTGCGGCGGAGAAACCTGCCGAGGTAGAGCAGCAAGCAGCTCAGGACGGGAAAGCGATTATCGACGAGGATATCGTAATGCCGGCTAGTGGCGAGTTGATGGATATTACGAACGTTCCTGATCCTGTTTTTTCCGAAAAAATGACGGGTGACGGATTTGCGGTGCTGCCGGAGGAAGGGACGATTTGTTCCCCGGTTTATGGTAAAGTGTTTAATGTATTCCCTAGCAAGCATGCGATCGGCATCCTGTCCGATGGCGGCAAGGAAGTGCTGGTGCATATCGGCGTTAACACCGTAAAGCTGAAGGGCCAAGGCTTCAAAGTGCTTGTTGAGGAAGGCGACCTCGTAGCTGCAGGGCAGCCGATTATGGAAGTGGATATCGCTTATGTGAAGGAGAATGCGAAGTCGTTGATTTCGCCGATTATTTTCTCCAACCTTCCAGAAGGCTCTACGGTGGAGCTGAACAAAACGGGCAAGCTGAAAGCTGGAGAAGGCAACATTATTACGATAAAATAA
- a CDS encoding PRD domain-containing protein: protein MSRLHVAKALNNNVIIANHPGHGEVVVIGKGIGFNRRQGDLIPLDAVEKMFILKNQQEQEQYKQLVPQVDEHLIEVIGEIIMYISQKTNQELNEHIHIALTDHLSFAIKRAEQDMAIHNPFLFETREIYPMEYELAEYAIELIHERLGVDLGQDEIGFVALHINSAMTNRHVSEVREHTQLIADLVNMVEEELRMRILRHSLDYSRLLTHLRFAIERVKRGEKVAVVEKLEALLSQEYPELYKLAGKLTKVMEARLNKPVYQAEISYLTMHLHRLTVHHR, encoded by the coding sequence GTGAGCAGGCTGCATGTAGCCAAAGCGCTGAATAACAATGTAATCATTGCGAATCATCCTGGACATGGCGAGGTCGTTGTCATTGGCAAGGGCATCGGATTTAACCGCAGGCAGGGCGACTTGATTCCACTGGATGCGGTAGAGAAGATGTTCATTCTGAAGAACCAGCAGGAGCAGGAGCAGTATAAACAGCTTGTTCCCCAGGTCGATGAACATCTGATCGAAGTCATTGGGGAAATCATTATGTATATATCCCAGAAGACGAATCAAGAGTTGAATGAACATATTCACATTGCATTGACTGACCATCTTTCGTTTGCAATCAAACGGGCGGAGCAGGATATGGCCATCCATAACCCCTTTCTGTTCGAGACCAGAGAGATCTATCCTATGGAATACGAGCTGGCTGAGTATGCAATCGAGCTTATTCATGAAAGATTGGGCGTAGATTTAGGCCAGGACGAGATCGGCTTTGTCGCCCTCCACATCAACAGCGCGATGACCAATCGGCATGTCAGCGAGGTACGCGAGCACACGCAGCTGATCGCAGACCTTGTGAATATGGTAGAGGAGGAGCTGAGGATGAGAATATTGCGCCATTCCTTGGATTACTCACGCCTCTTGACTCATTTAAGGTTCGCGATTGAGCGCGTAAAGCGTGGCGAGAAAGTGGCCGTCGTCGAGAAGTTGGAAGCGCTGCTAAGTCAGGAATATCCGGAGCTGTACAAGCTGGCCGGGAAATTGACGAAAGTGATGGAGGCCAGGCTGAACAAGCCGGTATACCAGGCTGAAATCAGCTATCTGACCATGCATCTGCATCGTCTGACCGTCCATCATCGATAG
- a CDS encoding flotillin family protein yields MPDFLLIPLIIIAVIVVLGLAFWARYKTVSPDEAMIVTGSFLGSKNISDDETGRKIKIVRGGGAFIWPIFQKAEFMSLLSHKLDVMTPEVYTEQGVPVSADGVAIIKVGSSVEDVATAAEQFMGKPIESLKGEAQEVLEGHLRSILGSMTVEEVYRNRDKFAQEVQGVAARDLKKMGLQIVSFTIKDVRDKHGYLEALGKPRIAAVKRDAEIAEAEAVRDSRIQKALAEESGQKAELLRDTNIAEASKEKELKVASFKKEQDTAKAEADQAYHIQEARAKQTMVEEQMKVELVRKEREIDLQDKEIMVRQKQYDAEVKKKADADRYAVEQAAEAEKARKMREADALQYSIETQAKASAEQKRLEGLAIADAERAKGTADAEIIRLRGLAEAEAKEKLAEAFQKFGEAAILDIVVKMLPELAEKIAGPISSIDKLTVVDTGKGEGAARVSNYVTELMATAPEMLKSVSGIELDRLIKGLTQGKALPAASSAQVPAAASAGAAHSSPSPLQTGSVKPPVVQESAASSEQDS; encoded by the coding sequence ATGCCTGATTTTTTGTTAATTCCGTTAATCATTATTGCGGTCATTGTTGTGCTTGGCTTAGCGTTTTGGGCTCGGTATAAGACGGTAAGTCCGGATGAGGCGATGATTGTTACGGGTTCCTTCCTAGGCAGCAAAAATATTTCTGATGATGAAACGGGCCGCAAAATCAAAATCGTCCGCGGCGGCGGGGCTTTCATTTGGCCCATATTTCAAAAGGCGGAGTTCATGTCCTTGCTGTCGCATAAGCTGGACGTGATGACTCCGGAGGTCTATACCGAGCAAGGCGTGCCGGTATCGGCTGACGGGGTTGCCATTATCAAGGTGGGCAGCTCGGTAGAAGACGTGGCTACAGCGGCGGAGCAGTTTATGGGCAAGCCGATTGAATCGCTTAAAGGAGAAGCGCAAGAAGTTCTCGAGGGGCATCTTCGCTCAATTCTCGGATCGATGACCGTAGAGGAAGTATACCGCAACCGGGACAAATTCGCCCAGGAGGTTCAAGGCGTCGCTGCCCGGGATCTCAAGAAGATGGGGCTGCAGATTGTCTCCTTCACGATTAAAGATGTACGTGATAAGCACGGCTATCTAGAGGCGCTTGGTAAGCCGCGTATTGCCGCGGTAAAACGGGACGCCGAGATTGCTGAAGCCGAGGCGGTACGGGACTCGCGAATTCAAAAGGCGCTCGCAGAGGAGTCCGGTCAGAAGGCCGAACTGCTCCGCGATACGAATATCGCCGAGGCCTCCAAGGAGAAGGAACTGAAGGTCGCTTCCTTTAAAAAGGAGCAAGACACGGCGAAAGCAGAAGCTGACCAGGCTTATCATATCCAGGAAGCGCGTGCAAAGCAGACGATGGTGGAAGAGCAAATGAAGGTTGAGCTCGTGCGCAAAGAACGCGAAATTGACCTGCAGGATAAGGAAATTATGGTACGGCAGAAGCAATATGACGCCGAGGTGAAGAAGAAAGCCGACGCCGACCGTTATGCGGTAGAGCAGGCAGCAGAAGCTGAGAAGGCCCGAAAGATGCGGGAGGCCGACGCGCTGCAATACTCCATCGAGACCCAGGCTAAGGCTTCTGCTGAGCAGAAACGCCTCGAAGGTCTTGCGATCGCGGATGCTGAAAGGGCAAAGGGGACGGCCGACGCCGAGATTATCCGGCTGCGGGGGCTTGCTGAAGCCGAAGCGAAGGAGAAGCTGGCCGAAGCGTTCCAGAAGTTCGGCGAGGCCGCGATTCTGGATATCGTGGTGAAAATGCTGCCTGAGCTTGCGGAGAAAATCGCTGGTCCAATCTCGTCCATCGATAAGCTTACCGTTGTGGACACCGGCAAAGGCGAAGGCGCTGCCCGGGTGAGCAATTACGTGACCGAGCTCATGGCTACGGCGCCGGAAATGCTCAAAAGCGTATCCGGCATCGAGCTGGATCGTTTGATTAAAGGCCTGACCCAAGGCAAAGCCCTGCCGGCAGCTTCTTCTGCCCAGGTTCCGGCTGCAGCCTCCGCAGGGGCGGCTCATAGCTCGCCTTCTCCGCTGCAGACAGGGTCAGTCAAACCGCCTGTCGTACAGGAAAGCGCAGCTTCCTCGGAGCAGGATTCCTGA
- a CDS encoding protease has product MEAMFWSCLLGGAVFALLSVIVGDIVGSWLDGVFDILNVDFLKPIILASAVTTFGGAGVLLVRYTSLSTVAVIVFSILIALLMSVIIYFAYVKPMENSENSTGFSAAELPGKLGEVTVPIPKAGFGEIMVNFVAGNTLHIASSWDNTEIPAGTLVVVIDSKDGVVQVSRLYENGQEREMV; this is encoded by the coding sequence ATGGAGGCCATGTTCTGGAGCTGTCTGCTCGGCGGAGCCGTATTCGCTTTGCTCAGCGTCATCGTGGGGGATATCGTCGGCAGCTGGCTGGACGGGGTATTCGACATTTTAAACGTCGATTTTCTAAAGCCGATTATTCTGGCTTCCGCGGTGACTACGTTCGGGGGTGCCGGCGTATTGCTCGTTCGCTACACCAGTCTTAGTACTGTGGCCGTCATTGTATTTTCGATTCTAATCGCGTTGTTGATGTCGGTGATCATTTATTTTGCTTACGTTAAGCCGATGGAGAACAGCGAGAACTCGACAGGCTTCTCTGCAGCCGAGCTTCCGGGCAAGCTGGGTGAAGTGACCGTGCCAATCCCAAAGGCGGGGTTCGGGGAGATCATGGTCAATTTTGTGGCTGGCAACACGCTACATATTGCATCAAGCTGGGACAATACGGAAATTCCGGCAGGCACACTCGTCGTCGTTATTGATTCCAAGGACGGCGTCGTGCAGGTATCGCGGCTTTATGAGAATGGACAGGAAAGGGAGATGGTGTGA
- a CDS encoding iron-containing alcohol dehydrogenase, with amino-acid sequence MNSFQFHNPTRLIFGKGQITALKTEVPKYGKKVLMVYGGGSIKRSGLYDQVIVQLKEIGAEVTELAGVEPNPRLSTVHRGVDLCKTKEIELVLAVGGGSVLDCAKAIAAGAKYDGDMWDFAEHKAVPKAALPLGTVLTMAATGSEMNGNSVISNEATEEKLGWGSPLVYPVFSILDPENTFTLPKDQTVYGIVDIMSHVFEHYFHKETNTLLQDEFCEALLRTVIETAPKLIEDLESFDHRETILLCGTMALNGVLNMGLSGDWATHNIEHAVSAVYDIPHGGGLAILFPNWMSHNLPHDVARFKRLAEKVFGIDPIGKSDQQVAEEGIAALRAFWNSIGAPSRLADYDIDGSKLELMADKAMRFGPFGNFAKLQKEDVLAIYRRSL; translated from the coding sequence ATGAACTCTTTTCAATTTCATAACCCGACGAGGCTCATTTTTGGCAAAGGGCAAATCACAGCACTGAAGACGGAGGTTCCCAAATACGGCAAAAAAGTGCTGATGGTATACGGCGGCGGGAGTATTAAGCGGAGCGGGCTGTATGATCAGGTGATTGTCCAGCTTAAAGAAATCGGGGCAGAAGTAACCGAGCTGGCCGGTGTGGAGCCAAATCCTCGCTTGTCCACCGTTCACCGGGGAGTGGATCTATGCAAGACTAAGGAGATCGAACTGGTTCTAGCAGTAGGCGGAGGCAGTGTGCTGGACTGCGCCAAAGCGATTGCGGCAGGAGCCAAATACGACGGGGATATGTGGGATTTTGCCGAGCACAAGGCGGTTCCGAAGGCTGCGCTTCCGCTAGGAACCGTGCTGACGATGGCCGCTACCGGCTCGGAAATGAACGGTAATTCGGTCATATCCAACGAAGCGACCGAGGAGAAGCTGGGCTGGGGCAGCCCGCTCGTGTATCCTGTTTTCTCGATCCTGGATCCGGAGAACACCTTTACTTTGCCGAAGGACCAGACGGTGTACGGCATTGTTGACATTATGTCGCATGTGTTCGAGCATTATTTTCACAAGGAAACCAACACCTTGCTGCAGGACGAATTCTGCGAGGCGCTGCTTCGTACCGTAATTGAGACGGCACCTAAGCTGATCGAGGATTTAGAGAGCTTCGACCATCGGGAGACGATTCTCCTCTGCGGCACGATGGCTCTGAACGGAGTGCTGAATATGGGGCTTTCCGGCGACTGGGCAACGCATAACATCGAGCATGCCGTATCCGCCGTATATGATATTCCGCATGGAGGCGGCCTGGCGATTCTGTTCCCGAACTGGATGAGTCATAATCTGCCTCATGACGTAGCCCGCTTCAAGCGTCTCGCGGAGAAGGTGTTCGGGATCGATCCAATCGGCAAAAGTGACCAGCAGGTGGCCGAGGAAGGAATCGCCGCCCTGCGCGCGTTCTGGAACTCGATCGGCGCGCCAAGCAGGCTTGCTGACTACGATATCGATGGCAGCAAGCTGGAGCTGATGGCCGACAAAGCGATGCGGTTCGGACCGTTCGGCAATTTTGCGAAGCTGCAGAAAGAGGACGTTCTGGCCATTTACCGCCGTTCCCTATAA
- a CDS encoding UDP-glucose--hexose-1-phosphate uridylyltransferase, with protein sequence MQEAQQAIERLLQYGLGHRLFDDWDLDYTRNRLLELFGLEEPWITELEEPAGGELREPLDILIDYGYAVGLIPDESDTYRDLLDARIMGQLMARPSETIAAFKKTAREEGIEAATRNFYALAVDSNYIRMDRVANNIYWNQATPYGEMEITINLSKPEKSPKEIAMAKLLPPPVYPKCQLCRENVGYAGRVNHPARQNLRVIPLELNDEPWLFQYSPYVYYNEHCIVFHHDHVPMKLTRNTFKRLLDFTAEFPHYFIGSNADLPIVGGSILTHDHFQGGRHTFPLEKAPAEAAFRHEAFEGVTASIVKWPMTVLRLNSHQPDLLLDAADDLYEKWQSYSDPEAEVLAFTEENGQTVPHNTVTPIVRRGADGSYEMDIVLRNNRTNEQYPEGIFHPHREMHHIKKENIGLIEVMGLAILPGRLKEELGRIAEILSGNQGLYEEVLAGREAALAVHTEWIRELVAAHGHGMSPEEAEALLRNEVGLKFSAILEHAGVFKTTPAGREAFRRFVSAAGYREA encoded by the coding sequence ATGCAAGAAGCGCAGCAAGCGATAGAGCGGCTGCTGCAATATGGGCTTGGGCATCGATTGTTTGATGATTGGGATCTGGATTATACGCGCAACCGCTTGCTAGAGCTGTTCGGGCTGGAGGAGCCATGGATAACGGAATTGGAGGAGCCTGCTGGCGGCGAGCTTCGCGAGCCGCTGGATATCTTGATCGATTATGGCTATGCGGTTGGCCTTATTCCGGATGAATCCGACACGTATCGCGACTTGCTTGACGCTAGAATCATGGGCCAGCTGATGGCCCGGCCTTCAGAGACGATCGCTGCGTTCAAGAAGACCGCGCGCGAGGAAGGCATCGAGGCGGCAACCCGAAATTTCTATGCCCTTGCAGTGGACAGCAACTACATTCGCATGGACCGGGTTGCGAACAATATTTACTGGAATCAGGCCACGCCTTACGGCGAGATGGAAATTACGATCAACTTATCGAAGCCGGAGAAAAGCCCGAAGGAGATTGCCATGGCCAAGCTGCTGCCTCCTCCGGTCTATCCGAAATGCCAGCTATGCCGTGAGAATGTGGGTTATGCCGGGCGGGTCAATCATCCGGCAAGGCAAAACCTGCGGGTCATTCCGCTTGAGCTGAACGATGAGCCGTGGCTGTTCCAGTATTCGCCTTACGTATACTACAACGAGCACTGCATCGTCTTCCATCATGATCATGTGCCGATGAAGCTGACGCGGAATACCTTCAAGCGCCTGCTGGATTTCACGGCGGAATTTCCTCATTATTTCATCGGTTCCAATGCGGATTTGCCGATCGTCGGCGGATCGATTCTGACGCATGACCATTTCCAGGGGGGCAGGCATACGTTCCCGCTGGAGAAGGCTCCGGCCGAAGCGGCATTCCGGCATGAAGCGTTCGAAGGCGTCACGGCTTCCATCGTGAAATGGCCGATGACCGTGCTGAGATTGAACAGCCACCAGCCTGATTTGCTGCTGGATGCTGCCGATGATTTGTATGAAAAATGGCAAAGCTATAGCGATCCGGAAGCCGAGGTGCTGGCATTCACCGAAGAGAACGGGCAAACCGTCCCGCATAACACGGTTACGCCGATCGTACGCCGCGGCGCGGACGGCAGCTATGAAATGGATATCGTGCTGCGCAATAACCGGACGAATGAGCAGTATCCGGAAGGGATATTCCATCCGCACCGGGAAATGCACCACATCAAGAAGGAGAACATCGGTCTGATCGAGGTGATGGGACTGGCGATTCTTCCTGGACGGCTAAAGGAGGAGCTTGGCCGCATCGCGGAAATTCTAAGCGGGAACCAAGGTTTGTATGAAGAAGTTCTTGCAGGACGTGAGGCTGCGCTTGCAGTTCACACCGAATGGATCCGGGAGCTTGTTGCCGCGCATGGGCACGGCATGAGCCCGGAAGAAGCCGAGGCGCTGCTCCGTAATGAGGTAGGGCTGAAATTCTCCGCTATTCTGGAGCATGCCGGTGTGTTCAAGACTACGCCGGCCGGACGCGAGGCCTTCCGCAGATTCGTTAGCGCGGCTGGGTATCGCGAAGCGTAG
- the galE gene encoding UDP-glucose 4-epimerase GalE, with amino-acid sequence MAILVTGGAGYIGSHTVAELLDRGKDVVVLDNLQSGHREALLGGKLYEGDLRDKALLAKLFAENEIEAVIHFAANSLVGESMQKPVKYYDNNVYGTLCLLEAMDAANVRRIVFSSTAATYGEPEKVPIEESDLTQPTNVYGETKLMMERMIDWFDKVLGIKYVSLRYFNAAGAHDSGRIGEDHRPESHLIPLILQTALGQRPSISVFGDDYNTPDGTCVRDYIHVSDLADAHLLAVEHLIAGGESNIFNLGNGQGFSVKEVIEQVREVTGRDFEVVMSPRRAGDPGVLIASSDKARSVLKWQPTRSSLDNIIRSAWAWHSAHPGGYDDFK; translated from the coding sequence ATGGCTATTTTGGTTACTGGCGGAGCAGGGTATATCGGATCACATACGGTGGCAGAATTGCTGGACCGTGGAAAAGATGTCGTCGTCCTCGACAATCTGCAATCGGGCCACCGCGAAGCGCTGCTAGGCGGCAAGCTGTATGAGGGGGATCTGCGGGACAAGGCGCTGCTGGCTAAGCTGTTCGCCGAGAACGAAATCGAAGCGGTCATTCACTTCGCGGCTAACTCGCTGGTCGGAGAGAGCATGCAGAAGCCAGTGAAATATTATGACAACAACGTATACGGTACGCTTTGCCTGCTGGAAGCTATGGATGCAGCCAATGTGCGGCGCATCGTATTCTCTTCCACGGCCGCTACTTACGGGGAGCCTGAGAAGGTACCCATCGAGGAGTCGGACTTGACGCAACCAACGAACGTGTACGGAGAGACGAAGCTGATGATGGAGCGGATGATCGACTGGTTCGATAAGGTGCTTGGCATTAAATACGTGTCCCTTCGTTATTTCAACGCGGCGGGCGCGCACGATAGCGGACGAATCGGGGAAGACCACAGACCGGAGAGTCATCTCATCCCGCTGATTTTGCAGACTGCGCTTGGACAGCGGCCTTCGATTTCCGTCTTCGGCGACGATTACAATACGCCGGACGGCACATGCGTCCGCGATTATATCCATGTCAGCGATCTGGCGGACGCGCATTTGCTTGCGGTAGAGCATCTGATCGCAGGCGGAGAGAGCAACATCTTCAACCTGGGGAATGGACAAGGCTTCTCGGTTAAGGAAGTGATCGAACAGGTTCGTGAAGTGACCGGCCGCGACTTCGAGGTCGTCATGAGCCCGCGCCGCGCCGGAGATCCGGGCGTGCTGATCGCTTCATCAGATAAGGCGAGATCCGTTCTAAAATGGCAGCCGACGCGAAGCAGCCTGGATAACATCATTCGCAGCGCTTGGGCTTGGCACAGTGCGCATCCGGGCGGTTATGACGATTTCAAGTAA